The following proteins are encoded in a genomic region of Jaculus jaculus isolate mJacJac1 chromosome 13, mJacJac1.mat.Y.cur, whole genome shotgun sequence:
- the Hars2 gene encoding histidine--tRNA ligase, mitochondrial isoform X4, protein MVVREKILDKIISCFKRHGAKGLDTPAFELKEMLTEKYEENLRLMYDLKDQGGELLSLRYDLTVPFARYLAMNKLKKMKRYQVGKVWRRESPTIAQGRYREFCQCDFDIAGQYDPMIPDAECLKIMCEILSGLQLGDFLIKIIWTLLERALIDRTLGLLTLSSQVNDRRIVDGMYAVCGVPESKFRAICASMDKLDKMSWKDVRHEMVVKKGLAPEVADRIGDYVQCHGGISLVEQMFQDPRLSQSKLAVEGLADLKLLFEYLTLFGIAEKISFDLSLARGLDYYTGVIFEAVLLQLPAQAGDEPLNVGSVAAGGRYDELVSQFDPKGHTVPCVGLSIGVERIFYIVEQKMKTSGEKVRTTETQVFVATAQKNFLQERLKLIAQLWDAGIKAEMLYKNNPKLLTQLHYCENMGIPLVIIIGEQEQNEGVIKLRSVASREEVTVKRENLITEIQKRLSEC, encoded by the exons ATGGTTGTGAGGGAGAAAATTCTTGATAAAATTATTAGCTGCTTTAAACGTCATGGGGCAAAAGGGTTAGATACCCCAGCATTTGAACTGAAG GAAATGCTCACTGAGAAATATGAAGAGAATTTGAGGCTCATGTATGATCTGAAGGATCAAGGTGGAGAGCTCTTGTCCCTCCGCTATGACCTTACT GTTCCTTTTGCTCGTTATCTGGCCATGAATAAATTGAAGAAGATGAAACGCTACCAAGTTGGAAAGGTGTGGCGGCGGGAGAGCCCAACCATAGCTCAAGGCCGCTATAGAGAGTTCTGCCAGTGT GATTTTGACATTGCTGGTCAGTATGATCCTATGATCCCTGATGCAGAATGTTTGAAGATCATGTGTGAAATCCTAAGTGGATTACAACTGGGGGACTTTCTCATTAAG ATTATATGGACATTGTTGGAAAGGGCATTGATTGACAGGACACTTGGGCTACTTACATTGAGTTCACAGGTCAATGACCGACGGATTGTAGATGGGATGTATGCTGTCTGTGGTGTTCCTGAAAGTAAATTCCGTGCTATTTGTGCCTCGATGGACAAACTAGACAAG ATGTCTTGGAAAGATGTGAGACATGAGATGGTGGTAAAGAAAGGCTTGGCTCCTGAGGTGGCTGATCGAATTGGGGACTATGTCCAATGTCATG GAGGGATATCTCTGGTAGAGCAAATGTTCCAAGACCCTAGACTGTCTCAGAGCAAGCTGGCTGTGGAGGGCCTAGCAGACCTGAAGCTGCTTTTTGAATATTTGACTTTATTTGGAATTGCTGAAAAG ATTTCCTTTGACCTAAGTCTGGCTCGGGGCTTGGACTATTACACAGGAGTAATCTTTGAAGCAGTACTGCTACAGTTGCCTGCTCAGGCTGGGGATGAGCCTCTGAATGTGGGCAGTGTGGCTGCTGGTGGGCGCTATGATGAACTGGTTTCTCAGTTTGATCCCAAAGGCCACACAGTGCCATGTGTGGGCTTGAGCATTGGAGTAGAGCGCATCTTCTACATCGTAGAACAGAAGATGAAG ACTTCTGGTGAGAAGGTACGGACCACAGAGACCCAAGTATTTGTGGCCACAGCCCAGAAGAATTTTCTTCAAGAACGATTGAAGCTAATTGCACAGCTTTGGGATGCTGGGATCAAG GCAGAAATGCTATATAAGAATAACCCTAAACTATTAACCCAGCTGCACTATTGTGAGAACATGGGCATTCCACTGGTGATCATTATTGGAGAGCAAGAACAGAATGAGGGTGTCATTAAGCTTCGTTCAGTGGCCAGCAGAGAAGAG GTGACTGTAAAGCGGGAAAATCTCATCACTGAAATTCAGAAGCGGTTGTCTGAATGTTGA